Proteins found in one Desulfopila inferna genomic segment:
- a CDS encoding efflux RND transporter periplasmic adaptor subunit, producing MRCFVRNLSLLVFFITVGCSTVFAQGPPPAKVVVDKVTVREVSSTQSVIGVLYYERKSEISTEVGGLVESVNIVEGERVKKGDVLVRLNTEILEREISLTRTRIEQSELRIENAEKDYRRLEKIFEEAGVSEKIYDDALYTYRDAIKEKQAREDTLEKLLIQKERSVIRAPFDGVVLTKDTDTGGWVSQGSQLLTIGSSADLYVRAPVAENLLQFVRIGGAVPVVINAFEREVQGTLVNIDPVADVKTKNVFLKINIPHQPLVAENMSATVHVSSGPQHKLSILSRAALVKNQGKDFVYTVKEGKASILPVNVVAYLGEEVGVDNDYIVAGMEVVIEGNERLRPDQPVTVAGE from the coding sequence ATGAGGTGTTTTGTGCGAAACCTGTCTCTACTTGTATTTTTCATAACAGTTGGTTGTTCAACCGTTTTTGCCCAAGGCCCACCGCCGGCAAAGGTGGTTGTCGACAAGGTTACGGTCAGGGAGGTATCCAGTACCCAGTCCGTTATAGGAGTGCTGTATTATGAACGCAAATCCGAAATTTCCACAGAGGTCGGAGGGCTGGTTGAATCGGTTAATATTGTAGAGGGTGAAAGAGTTAAAAAGGGAGATGTTCTGGTTCGTCTCAATACGGAAATCCTGGAGAGGGAGATATCATTGACCCGCACCCGTATCGAACAGAGCGAACTTCGCATAGAAAATGCCGAAAAGGATTACCGGCGGCTGGAAAAAATATTCGAAGAGGCAGGTGTAAGTGAAAAAATCTATGATGATGCTTTGTATACTTACAGGGATGCGATAAAGGAGAAGCAGGCCAGGGAGGATACGCTTGAGAAGCTGCTCATTCAGAAAGAGCGCTCCGTGATTCGAGCACCCTTTGACGGCGTTGTTCTGACCAAGGATACCGATACCGGCGGCTGGGTATCGCAGGGCAGTCAGCTTCTCACTATCGGTTCCAGTGCCGATCTTTATGTCAGGGCTCCCGTTGCAGAGAATCTGCTGCAGTTCGTGCGCATCGGCGGCGCCGTCCCTGTAGTTATCAACGCCTTTGAAAGAGAGGTGCAGGGGACGCTTGTCAATATCGACCCCGTAGCCGATGTCAAAACCAAGAACGTTTTTCTCAAAATTAATATTCCGCACCAGCCTCTGGTGGCCGAGAATATGTCGGCCACCGTCCATGTCTCTTCCGGTCCTCAACATAAATTGAGTATTCTGAGCCGGGCGGCCCTGGTCAAGAATCAGGGCAAAGATTTTGTCTATACCGTCAAGGAAGGCAAGGCTTCGATTCTGCCGGTAAATGTTGTTGCCTATCTTGGAGAAGAAGTGGGGGTTGACAACGATTATATTGTAGCGGGAATGGAAGTGGTTATTGAAGGCAATGAGCGTTTGCGGCCGGACCAGCCGGTTACCGTTGCTGGAGAATAG
- a CDS encoding LemA family protein, with the protein MRRFTLLMILWPLFLGGCGYNTLQIKEEHVFQAWYAIEEALQRRTSLIPSLVETVRAHTSQERETLQNIIERRSRTTSIDIAPGDLSDAQAMNRMQTAQDDLASALSRLLLVVERYPGLKENKNFADLQNQLKNTENRISITRQRYNQAVKEFNAAIRKFPYNMTNALLLNLERKEYLKATAEVREARQM; encoded by the coding sequence ATGCGCCGATTCACCCTTCTGATGATACTTTGGCCTCTTTTTCTCGGGGGATGCGGCTACAATACTCTGCAGATTAAGGAGGAACATGTCTTTCAGGCCTGGTACGCCATCGAGGAAGCCCTGCAGCGGCGCACCAGCCTCATTCCCAGTCTGGTCGAGACAGTCAGGGCCCATACCTCTCAGGAAAGAGAGACATTGCAGAACATAATAGAAAGGCGTTCCAGAACAACATCCATTGATATCGCTCCCGGAGATTTAAGCGATGCCCAAGCAATGAACAGGATGCAGACAGCGCAGGACGATCTTGCTTCAGCTCTTTCTCGACTGCTGCTGGTTGTCGAACGCTATCCCGGCCTCAAGGAAAATAAGAACTTTGCGGATCTGCAAAATCAGCTTAAAAATACTGAAAACAGGATCAGCATCACCAGGCAGAGATATAACCAGGCGGTGAAAGAGTTTAACGCAGCCATTCGAAAATTCCCCTACAATATGACCAACGCCCTTCTTCTCAATCTAGAGAGGAAAGAATATCTTAAAGCGACGGCAGAGGTTAGAGAAGCACGTCAAATGTGA
- a CDS encoding manganese efflux pump MntP yields the protein MHFVTILGIAVALAMDAFAVAVATGVSLRNVSFRQTFRLSWHFGLFQALMPLLGWYCGTSVQEYVKAYDHWIAFILLFLVGGNMLREAFGQEKEEQPGRKDATKGLTLVVLSVATSIDALAVGLSMSLLQISIVYPAIIIGIVAGLFTIAGLHLGKKAANLQKLSPVAEVLGGAVLWLIGLNILREHGVLNFLN from the coding sequence ATGCATTTTGTTACCATTCTGGGAATAGCGGTGGCCCTTGCCATGGATGCCTTCGCGGTGGCCGTGGCCACCGGTGTCAGCCTGAGAAATGTCAGCTTCAGGCAGACCTTCAGGCTGTCCTGGCACTTCGGGCTGTTCCAGGCTTTAATGCCGCTGCTCGGCTGGTATTGCGGCACTTCTGTTCAGGAGTATGTCAAGGCCTACGATCACTGGATCGCCTTTATCCTGCTCTTTCTGGTTGGGGGCAATATGCTCAGAGAAGCTTTCGGGCAGGAAAAAGAGGAACAGCCGGGCAGAAAGGATGCCACCAAGGGTTTAACCCTGGTGGTTCTCTCCGTGGCGACTTCGATAGACGCCCTGGCCGTGGGGTTAAGCATGTCCTTACTGCAGATATCCATAGTGTATCCCGCCATCATCATCGGCATCGTCGCCGGTCTCTTTACCATAGCAGGACTTCATCTGGGGAAGAAGGCCGCAAATCTCCAGAAATTAAGTCCTGTTGCCGAAGTTCTTGGCGGAGCCGTGCTCTGGCTGATTGGCCTTAATATTCTAAGGGAACACGGAGTCCTCAACTTCCTGAACTAG
- a CDS encoding TolC family protein, protein MRMFSLVLCSLLAAVPAFALDLNEMQEIALSNREIVKRYMINKEQSQKDVRIARSGYLPSADLSYQVNMLDEESLTESRENSTAYGAISWNLFNGFRDKYQIESAELLTDFEELQLQGLKQDIQVDVALSYLNVYERQANLKVAEKNFETLEKIYQDAQNRLDVGLIDRNELLRFKVDLDNSDLTVEAARAGVVKSLNLLSRIIGRPVAFDQLAFTEFAEKPPQKELERNMAVMLAEKSELLALEKLAAASQKQENVERSDYYPKVDLVGSYRNYDNDIINQRGDIGDDEFRAQLNLSLNLYRGGAKAASLARARLETLGLQYDLQELRDSLTTELRNLHVDFAVSMRNIEVALSSIEQAEENLRITRLKYNEGLQRESDLLDAVANLSRAQYNYVAVLQAAFSNHFRIKRQIEAF, encoded by the coding sequence ATGAGAATGTTTAGCTTGGTGCTTTGTTCGCTGTTAGCAGCGGTACCTGCATTCGCACTGGATTTGAATGAAATGCAGGAAATCGCCCTCTCCAACAGGGAGATAGTAAAACGATATATGATCAATAAGGAGCAAAGCCAAAAAGATGTGCGCATTGCCCGGTCAGGCTATCTGCCTTCGGCTGATCTTTCCTATCAGGTAAATATGCTTGATGAAGAATCGCTTACGGAAAGCAGAGAAAATTCGACTGCCTATGGCGCGATATCCTGGAATTTGTTCAATGGATTCAGGGATAAGTACCAGATTGAGTCGGCTGAGCTGTTAACCGATTTCGAAGAACTGCAGCTCCAGGGGCTGAAGCAGGATATTCAAGTCGATGTGGCGCTCAGTTATCTCAATGTCTATGAAAGGCAGGCAAATCTTAAAGTCGCAGAGAAAAATTTCGAGACTCTTGAAAAAATTTATCAGGATGCCCAAAATCGTCTTGATGTCGGCCTGATCGACAGGAATGAGCTGCTCAGATTCAAAGTAGATCTTGATAATTCGGATTTAACAGTTGAAGCAGCGAGGGCCGGAGTGGTGAAAAGCCTTAACCTGCTGAGTCGTATTATAGGAAGGCCGGTCGCGTTTGATCAATTAGCTTTTACCGAATTTGCCGAGAAACCTCCCCAAAAGGAGCTGGAGCGCAATATGGCTGTCATGCTGGCGGAGAAAAGCGAGCTGCTTGCTCTTGAAAAACTTGCCGCCGCTTCGCAAAAGCAGGAGAATGTGGAGCGGAGCGACTATTATCCAAAAGTGGATCTGGTCGGCAGTTATCGCAATTATGATAACGATATCATCAACCAGAGAGGCGATATCGGCGATGATGAATTCCGGGCCCAGCTGAATTTGTCCTTAAACCTGTATCGGGGAGGAGCCAAAGCGGCATCCTTGGCCAGAGCCCGTCTTGAGACTCTGGGGCTGCAGTATGACCTGCAGGAGCTTAGGGATTCACTGACCACCGAATTACGTAATCTGCATGTAGATTTCGCCGTCAGCATGAGAAATATCGAGGTGGCGCTGAGCAGTATAGAGCAGGCGGAAGAAAACCTCAGAATTACACGATTGAAATATAATGAAGGGCTGCAGCGAGAATCCGATCTGCTGGATGCCGTTGCCAATCTTTCCAGGGCACAATATAATTATGTCGCTGTTTTGCAGGCTGCCTTCAGTAATCACTTTAGAATTAAAAGGCAGATCGAGGCGTTCTGA
- a CDS encoding MarR family winged helix-turn-helix transcriptional regulator — translation MTSCANESMGRLIYKTSLSLRNFAEKMLSPYDLTVEQLHLLKSASSAAGLSQNQLCLQLGKNPANISRILDRLEKKKWIARESNPSDRRSSLVVLTDEGKRVIDEVSSKFESYSHCLMEGINNEEEGIFRRVLEKIDENVIKMVNEIDREKE, via the coding sequence ATGACGTCATGTGCCAATGAATCAATGGGCCGGCTGATCTATAAAACTTCGCTTAGCCTGCGTAATTTCGCGGAGAAAATGCTGAGTCCCTATGATCTGACAGTCGAGCAGCTGCATCTGTTAAAGAGTGCTTCCTCGGCGGCAGGACTCAGCCAAAATCAATTGTGCCTCCAGTTAGGCAAAAATCCAGCAAATATTTCCAGGATCCTTGACCGGTTGGAAAAAAAGAAATGGATTGCACGAGAGTCGAATCCTTCCGACAGGCGCTCCTCTCTGGTAGTTCTGACAGATGAAGGGAAGAGGGTCATAGATGAGGTCTCAAGCAAATTCGAATCTTACTCCCATTGCCTAATGGAAGGGATAAACAACGAAGAGGAAGGCATCTTCAGAAGAGTGCTTGAGAAAATAGATGAAAATGTAATAAAAATGGTGAACGAGATTGATCGGGAAAAAGAATAA
- a CDS encoding DegV family protein, whose amino-acid sequence MKRLIVTDSTADIPEDLVSQYGIKVLPVNLILEGKSYSDGKDISRESFYNSFDRYKEMRSEAVRYEDYGLEFLQMVQEYDEIIIIHCSRHLSATYDTAIKVMQDFKGDGSCRVEVIDSGQCSMGLGMIVLAAAEAMEQDMSFGRIISIANKTRAQMRSYMAIPTLKYLKKNKKIGGMKALFGSAMGVKPVLEMSQGKMVIKSKLFGDQKNMILAMMDKIKEDVGGRSITLSIIYSGNSNLVQNLRDVFETTFDCKKIYISRFGPSVAINTGPESYAAFFTAHR is encoded by the coding sequence ATGAAGAGATTAATCGTAACCGATAGTACTGCTGATATTCCTGAAGATCTCGTCTCACAATACGGAATAAAGGTGTTGCCGGTGAACCTTATACTTGAGGGTAAATCATACAGTGACGGCAAGGATATCAGCCGGGAAAGCTTCTATAATTCCTTTGACCGGTATAAAGAGATGAGATCCGAGGCTGTCAGGTACGAAGATTATGGTCTGGAGTTTCTGCAGATGGTGCAGGAATACGACGAGATCATCATTATTCACTGCAGCAGGCATCTTTCTGCAACCTATGACACCGCAATAAAGGTGATGCAGGATTTTAAAGGTGACGGCTCCTGCAGAGTCGAGGTCATTGATTCCGGGCAATGCAGTATGGGCCTGGGAATGATCGTTCTCGCCGCGGCCGAGGCAATGGAGCAGGATATGAGCTTCGGCCGCATAATCTCCATTGCCAACAAGACACGCGCGCAGATGCGCTCTTATATGGCCATTCCGACCTTGAAGTATCTCAAAAAGAATAAGAAAATAGGTGGAATGAAAGCTCTTTTCGGATCCGCCATGGGGGTTAAGCCGGTTCTTGAGATGAGCCAGGGCAAGATGGTGATTAAATCGAAGCTGTTCGGCGACCAGAAGAACATGATCCTGGCCATGATGGATAAAATCAAGGAAGATGTCGGCGGCAGATCGATCACCCTGTCAATCATCTACTCAGGCAACAGCAATCTGGTACAGAATCTCCGAGATGTTTTTGAAACTACATTTGACTGCAAAAAAATCTACATATCCAGATTCGGTCCCTCGGTTGCCATCAACACCGGCCCGGAATCGTATGCAGCTTTTTTTACCGCACACAGGTAG
- the ppk1 gene encoding polyphosphate kinase 1, which translates to MKEDEAGKAAVSAGQEFDLDDPRWYLNRELTWLEFNKRVLHEAMDERNPLLERVFFLSVVSSNLDEFFMKRIGGLKQQVGAGVKKTSVDGMLPDEQIEACVVSVRHILKQRQMLEKELFTLLRNEGIEFKKYRDLEDSEKARMDSYFSENIFPLLTPQGIDPAHPFPFISNLSLNLLVVTSEDEDDHEYLNRIKVPPEIGVPRFIQCGREHQHIYITFEDLVANNLPLLFPGMLIKGSWLFRVTRNAITERHAEQANDLLVVIETALRDRKFAQIVRLEVEESMDRRLRGRLAAELDIDEGNDVYEVNGLLAKKDLIEMWNINKTDLHFPPHQPCDHPALQMEISSIFHIIREKQNILLQHPYESFETSIERFLREASRDPKVLAIKMTLYRTSSQSRIIQYLVDAAYNGKQVAVVVELMARFDESANISWAEELEEAGIHVTFGVVGLKTHSKVIFVVRRDYNGLKRYMHIGTGNYHAGTARQYSDIGLLSCDPVLGKDLTELFNYLTTGYAPVRKYKKILPCPNMLKRALLQKITREMELHQTSGGGLIQFKCNALEDKEITSALYRASQAGVRIQLILRDSCRLRPGIAGLSENISVISIVGRFLEHARVYYFRNGGKEEYYIGSADLMKRNLEARVEVVTPIEDADLQAQLREMLNAQLENTRSGWEMDADGRYTQRQPTSDKEQTVHDVLIGLAERRQSKISDMKKKKKNIRKAGKKKKRN; encoded by the coding sequence ATGAAAGAAGATGAAGCAGGCAAAGCAGCCGTTTCTGCAGGCCAGGAATTTGATCTCGACGATCCCCGCTGGTATCTCAACCGGGAATTGACCTGGCTGGAATTCAACAAACGCGTATTGCATGAAGCGATGGATGAGCGCAATCCCCTGCTGGAGCGTGTCTTCTTCCTCTCCGTGGTCAGCTCCAATCTCGATGAATTTTTCATGAAGCGTATCGGCGGCCTGAAACAGCAGGTTGGCGCCGGTGTCAAAAAAACCAGCGTCGACGGCATGCTTCCCGACGAGCAGATTGAAGCCTGCGTCGTCAGTGTGCGCCACATACTCAAGCAACGGCAGATGCTTGAGAAGGAGCTATTTACTCTTCTGCGCAATGAGGGGATCGAGTTTAAAAAATATCGGGATCTCGAGGATTCTGAAAAAGCGAGGATGGATAGCTATTTTTCAGAAAACATTTTCCCGCTTTTGACCCCCCAGGGAATTGATCCGGCCCATCCTTTTCCTTTTATCTCGAATCTCTCGCTCAACCTTCTTGTGGTCACCAGCGAAGATGAAGATGATCATGAATACCTGAATCGTATCAAGGTGCCGCCGGAAATAGGGGTACCCCGCTTCATTCAGTGCGGCAGGGAGCATCAGCATATCTATATTACTTTTGAAGATCTGGTGGCGAATAACCTGCCTCTTCTTTTTCCCGGCATGCTCATCAAGGGCTCATGGCTTTTCCGGGTAACCAGAAACGCTATAACTGAACGTCATGCTGAGCAGGCTAATGATCTCCTGGTCGTGATTGAAACAGCGCTGCGGGATAGAAAGTTCGCCCAGATAGTACGGCTGGAGGTCGAGGAATCCATGGACCGGCGCCTGCGGGGCAGGCTTGCCGCGGAGCTGGATATCGACGAGGGGAATGACGTTTACGAGGTGAATGGACTCCTGGCCAAAAAGGATCTTATCGAGATGTGGAATATCAATAAAACCGATCTGCATTTTCCTCCGCACCAGCCCTGTGACCATCCCGCACTGCAGATGGAGATATCGAGCATATTTCATATTATCAGGGAAAAACAGAATATACTGCTGCAGCATCCCTACGAGTCCTTTGAAACCTCCATCGAGCGGTTTTTAAGAGAGGCGAGCCGGGACCCCAAGGTCCTGGCGATCAAGATGACGCTCTACAGGACCAGTTCACAATCGAGAATCATACAGTATCTTGTCGATGCCGCCTATAACGGCAAGCAGGTGGCTGTCGTTGTCGAACTCATGGCACGATTTGACGAGTCCGCCAATATCAGTTGGGCGGAGGAGCTTGAAGAGGCCGGGATTCATGTAACCTTCGGCGTGGTCGGTCTGAAAACCCACAGCAAGGTAATCTTTGTAGTCCGCAGGGATTATAACGGCTTGAAAAGGTATATGCACATCGGTACAGGGAATTATCATGCCGGAACCGCCAGGCAATACAGCGATATCGGACTGCTTAGCTGCGATCCCGTGCTGGGAAAAGACCTCACGGAATTGTTCAACTACCTGACCACGGGATATGCACCGGTACGGAAATATAAAAAAATTCTGCCCTGTCCCAATATGCTGAAGCGCGCTCTCCTGCAAAAAATCACCCGGGAGATGGAATTACATCAAACCTCCGGCGGCGGCCTCATCCAGTTTAAGTGCAATGCCCTGGAGGACAAGGAGATCACCAGCGCTCTTTACCGCGCCTCTCAGGCCGGGGTGCGCATCCAGCTGATTTTGCGTGATTCGTGCAGGCTGCGGCCGGGGATTGCCGGTTTATCGGAAAATATCTCGGTAATCTCGATAGTGGGGCGGTTTCTGGAGCATGCCAGAGTGTATTACTTCAGAAACGGCGGCAAGGAAGAATATTATATAGGTTCCGCGGATCTGATGAAACGCAACCTGGAGGCGAGAGTGGAGGTCGTCACCCCCATCGAGGATGCCGATCTTCAGGCTCAGCTGCGCGAGATGCTTAACGCCCAGCTTGAAAACACCAGAAGCGGCTGGGAGATGGATGCGGATGGTCGTTATACCCAGCGACAACCCACCAGCGATAAAGAACAGACCGTACATGATGTGCTTATAGGTCTGGCGGAGCGGCGTCAGTCGAAAATATCAGATATGAAAAAGAAAAAAAAGAATATCCGCAAAGCGGGGAAAAAAAAGAAAAGAAATTAA
- a CDS encoding efflux RND transporter permease subunit, which yields MDIVRYSLDKPVTVAVAVILVVTFGLIGLNSLPVQLTPDVETPQITVQTTWGGATPFEIEKEIIERQEEALKGLRGLTEMESSAYNSFSEITLSFQLETDLDDALLRVSNKLNEVSDYPENADRPVIESAGANSSPVIWMMLKTNEQNQHHISQFRTYFENNIRQHLERVPGVGSLFVFGGTENELHITLDTALMAQNNVTINQIIEAIRSANITTSAGVLGMGRKNYRIRTIGQFQQPADALDVVVYDDGIKRVYLQDVVTVENGFDKKDVSVLNNGSEVIVVAVRKEPGTNVLDMTDRVEDAVAELNRGILAEENLYIDMVYDQRPYINTAIGLVKTNVLLGGLLAVGVLLTFLRSVRSTLTTAIAIPISVVGTFIFLWISGRSLNVVSLAGISFAVGMLVDNSIVVLENIDRHLKLGKSAYQAALDGAKEVWGAVFASTATTVAVFLPVIFIQEEAGQLFRDIAIAITFAIILSLLVSVSVIPTLIHILYRKSTRKKKNFLQRSYVGPILARSIMVISGFCLKNTYTRIITVILFTSLSAALVLWLRPSAEYLPQGNRNLILNILIPPPGYSVEKMEEIGKYIYDESEPYFKEDGKDGIPKIEQMFFVGADRITIFGGISAHETRAAEMMPLFTRIMNSIPGFYGVSIQAGIFESGIGEGRTVEVNVSGDKIDTIVAGARMLYGAIGGKIPDAQIRPIPSLETSYPEIQVIPNKERLASSGLTERDLGVYIDILMDGRKIDEFRPEGTKQVDLVLMGDAESFDTPENILKATIVNGHGDLIKVGDVADLVYSESMPQIRHLERRRNITLQITPSKDLPLQQAMEIIENEIVGPLYAAGKLKGLEVTIGGNADKLEATGEALQWNLLLALLITYLLLAALFENFFYPFIILFTVPLAAAGGFVGLELVNRIIAPQGFDVLAMLGFIILIGTVVNNAILIVHQSLNNVRYNGIAGIEAISESVKTRIRPIFMSAITSLLAMTPLVVSTGSGSELYRGLGSILLGGIALSTLFTLFVIPALLAFVIRFERSRTHENV from the coding sequence ATGGATATCGTACGATATTCTCTCGATAAACCGGTTACCGTTGCGGTTGCCGTCATCCTGGTGGTCACCTTCGGCCTGATCGGTTTAAACAGTCTGCCCGTCCAGCTGACTCCGGATGTGGAGACTCCGCAGATAACCGTGCAGACCACCTGGGGCGGGGCAACTCCCTTCGAGATAGAAAAGGAAATAATAGAGCGCCAGGAAGAGGCTCTTAAAGGATTGCGCGGCCTCACCGAAATGGAGAGCTCTGCCTATAACAGCTTCAGCGAAATTACCTTATCGTTTCAGCTGGAGACGGATCTGGACGATGCCCTGCTCAGGGTTTCCAACAAGCTTAACGAGGTGTCCGACTATCCGGAGAATGCCGACAGGCCGGTTATTGAATCAGCAGGAGCCAACTCGTCCCCCGTTATCTGGATGATGCTCAAGACCAATGAGCAAAACCAGCACCATATCAGCCAATTCAGAACCTATTTCGAAAACAACATCAGGCAGCATCTGGAGAGGGTGCCGGGAGTCGGTTCACTTTTCGTCTTCGGGGGGACCGAGAATGAACTGCATATAACTCTTGATACCGCCCTGATGGCCCAGAATAACGTCACCATCAATCAGATAATCGAAGCCATCAGGAGCGCCAACATAACCACCTCCGCGGGTGTTTTGGGAATGGGCCGGAAAAATTACCGCATCCGCACAATCGGCCAGTTTCAGCAGCCTGCAGATGCTCTTGATGTAGTAGTCTATGATGACGGCATCAAAAGGGTCTATCTCCAGGATGTGGTCACGGTTGAGAATGGCTTCGACAAGAAGGATGTCTCGGTCCTGAATAATGGTTCCGAGGTAATCGTGGTAGCCGTCCGCAAAGAGCCGGGCACCAATGTCCTGGACATGACCGACAGGGTGGAGGACGCGGTCGCGGAGCTCAACCGCGGTATTCTGGCCGAGGAAAATCTCTATATCGATATGGTTTATGACCAGCGCCCTTACATCAACACGGCCATCGGTCTGGTGAAAACCAATGTTCTGCTGGGCGGCCTTCTGGCGGTCGGCGTCTTGCTCACCTTTTTGCGCAGCGTACGCTCGACCCTGACGACGGCCATCGCCATACCGATATCGGTCGTAGGAACCTTCATCTTTCTGTGGATATCGGGAAGAAGTCTGAACGTGGTCAGTCTTGCCGGCATCTCCTTTGCCGTGGGGATGCTGGTCGACAACTCCATTGTCGTCCTGGAGAATATCGACCGCCATCTCAAGCTCGGTAAAAGTGCCTATCAGGCAGCCCTCGATGGTGCAAAAGAGGTATGGGGGGCGGTTTTCGCCTCGACCGCCACCACAGTCGCGGTGTTCCTGCCCGTTATCTTTATCCAGGAAGAGGCGGGACAGCTCTTTCGAGATATCGCTATCGCTATCACTTTTGCCATTATCCTCAGCCTCCTGGTTTCCGTTTCGGTGATTCCGACTCTTATTCATATTCTCTATCGGAAATCCACCAGGAAAAAGAAAAATTTCCTGCAGAGAAGCTATGTCGGGCCGATCCTGGCCCGGAGTATCATGGTGATTTCCGGCTTTTGCCTGAAAAACACATACACCAGAATCATTACCGTTATTCTATTCACTTCACTCTCTGCAGCTCTTGTTCTCTGGCTCAGACCAAGCGCCGAATATCTGCCCCAGGGCAATAGAAACCTGATCCTTAATATTCTCATTCCACCTCCGGGATACTCCGTCGAGAAGATGGAGGAAATAGGAAAATACATCTACGATGAGAGCGAACCCTACTTTAAGGAAGATGGCAAGGACGGTATACCGAAGATTGAACAGATGTTCTTTGTCGGAGCGGATCGCATCACCATCTTCGGGGGCATTAGTGCTCATGAAACCCGCGCCGCCGAGATGATGCCCCTGTTCACCAGGATAATGAATTCCATCCCCGGTTTTTACGGGGTCAGCATCCAGGCCGGTATCTTTGAGAGCGGAATAGGTGAAGGGCGGACGGTCGAGGTGAATGTTTCAGGAGATAAAATCGATACGATAGTTGCGGGTGCGCGAATGCTGTATGGTGCCATTGGCGGAAAAATACCGGATGCCCAGATCAGACCGATTCCATCACTGGAGACAAGTTATCCGGAGATTCAGGTCATCCCCAACAAGGAAAGACTTGCATCGAGCGGCCTGACTGAACGGGATCTCGGCGTCTATATCGATATTCTTATGGACGGCAGAAAGATTGACGAGTTCCGGCCGGAAGGCACCAAACAGGTCGATCTTGTCCTCATGGGCGACGCCGAGAGTTTTGATACCCCCGAGAATATTCTCAAGGCCACTATCGTAAATGGCCACGGAGATCTTATCAAGGTCGGCGATGTAGCTGATCTGGTCTATAGTGAAAGCATGCCGCAGATACGTCATCTGGAGCGCAGGCGTAATATCACCTTGCAGATTACCCCATCAAAGGACTTGCCGCTGCAACAGGCCATGGAAATCATCGAAAATGAAATTGTCGGCCCCCTCTATGCCGCCGGCAAGCTCAAAGGACTGGAGGTCACTATCGGCGGCAATGCCGATAAACTGGAAGCTACAGGCGAAGCCTTGCAGTGGAATCTTCTGCTTGCCCTGCTTATCACCTATCTGCTGCTGGCGGCCCTGTTTGAGAATTTCTTCTATCCTTTTATTATTCTGTTTACCGTGCCGCTGGCGGCAGCGGGTGGTTTTGTCGGTCTTGAGCTGGTGAACCGGATTATTGCGCCGCAGGGTTTTGACGTGCTCGCCATGCTCGGTTTTATCATTCTCATCGGTACCGTCGTAAATAATGCTATTCTTATTGTTCATCAGTCCCTAAATAATGTACGTTATAATGGGATCGCCGGAATCGAAGCCATTTCCGAATCCGTCAAGACCCGAATTCGACCGATTTTTATGAGCGCGATAACCAGTCTCCTCGCCATGACCCCGCTGGTTGTCTCCACCGGCTCCGGCAGTGAGCTGTATAGAGGATTGGGATCCATCCTTCTTGGTGGGATCGCGCTTTCGACACTGTTCACACTTTTTGTTATCCCGGCATTACTTGCCTTTGTTATCAGATTTGAAAGGAGTAGAACGCATGAGAATGTTTAG